GGCGCTGGGACTGCACCGCGCTCTGCCTAATGCCGATGTGTGCGTGGCCGTGACCGGCCTGTGCGGCCCCGGCGCTTCGGAAACGCCCGATAAGCCGGTGGGCACCATGTTCTTCACCATTCTGGTGGAAGGCCATGCCTACGAATACCGCGAGCAGTTTGAGGGCAACGCCGATAAGCTGCGCGAGCAGGCCGCCAACTTTATCTACGACAAACTCGCCGACCTGCTGGCCCGGCGGCAGGCCATGGCCGGCGCCTCCCAGCCCAGCAAAAAACACCTCGCCGACCAGGCCGCCGTTCGCTCAAATTAGTGCACGGCCGCCTCGCGGTAGAGGGTCGTGACCCGGTACAGGCCCGTTTTTCGGTCGAAGTCGGCAAGGCTTTGGCCGAAACGCAACTGGCCCAGGGCGGCCACAAAGGCGGGGCTGCTGGCCTCGTACATCTCGCGCAGGTAGCGCACCGTGAGCGGAAAAATCAGGCCCTTGAGGCCGCGGCTGAAAAAGTAGCGGGGCGCGCCCGGCGGCGCCCCTTTGGCCAGCCCAATATTGCTAGAGTACAGGCAGAGCGTATCGGCATATAGCAGCTGGTATTCTTCGCCTCGGAAAAACCGGAAGGTGCGCCCCTTGCCCGACGCGTAGCCCCACACGCTGTCGGGTATCAGGCGCACCTTCTGGGTCCGGGCGCCCTGCGGCACTTCCACCACGAGCTGGCTGCGTTTGTCGGGGTAAAAGGCGTTGGTGCCGGCCGGCTGGGGCTGGCGCCGGTGGTAGGCCTCGGCCGTGCGGTAGGCTCCTGGCGGAATGGGGTGCAGTTGGGCTAACGCTGGCCGGGCCAGCAGCAACAGAAGCGAGAAAAAGAAGCGGGCAGCTTTCATGGCGAATCCTTAGCCGGCGGCTACTGTTTGGGCGAACTTACCCGGCTTGCGGGCCGGCTACAGGCCCGGCAAAGTGCGCGCCCGGTGAATATGACGGCAATTACCGAACTTTGGGCAGGGCCAGTCCCCCTGGCCCGGTAATCTTTTATTTTCAATGAAAAAAACCCTTTTGCCGCTGCTGCTGGCGGCCCTCATGCTTGCCCATGGCACCGCCGGCGCCTGGGGGTTCTTCGGCCACCGCACCATTACGCAGGTGGCGGTGTACGAGCTGCCCGCGGCCATGCAGGCCTTCTACTACCGGCACATGGCCGAGCTGGTGCGCCAAAGCACCGCGCCCGATGAGCGCCGCAACGACGACCCCACCGAAGCGCCCAAGCACTTCATCGACATGGACC
This region of Hymenobacter sedentarius genomic DNA includes:
- a CDS encoding CinA family protein, whose product is MKKPDINALVLQFLQHKLTLALAESCTCGLVAAQMAPATGVSEVLLGSVVTYHIEAKQKLLGVKKETLVTYSAESQQTTNEMALGLHRALPNADVCVAVTGLCGPGASETPDKPVGTMFFTILVEGHAYEYREQFEGNADKLREQAANFIYDKLADLLARRQAMAGASQPSKKHLADQAAVRSN